Proteins encoded in a region of the Triplophysa rosa linkage group LG14, Trosa_1v2, whole genome shotgun sequence genome:
- the alcamb gene encoding activated leukocyte cell adhesion molecule b: MHWFALLTCILTVSLVNQVSSLETVSANYGETVTIPCNKGLVKAEDVTITKWKYDKGNILVKLRDQNATVLDDVNYKTRVSLKDDFSLVITKVTMDDQRTFTCITVVSADILEFPVQLAINKAPSPPQITEQATVMEIGKLTTVAECRTEGANPAANITWFKNKTPLASDGTAIKISQAVDVDSVTKLSATTSKLEYAAVKEDVNAKFTCRVQHVRSADMESSPLNFTVNYPTEKVSLQVVSQGPFKEGDNVTLKCTADGNPPPPIYNFYIKGEKKTVENSNTYTLRNITRADTGEYKCSLVDGEDMVDTAQITVDYLEVVLSSTGKINKKVGESFEITLDIDGSGTTQTSWRKGNAKLEKAPKFDKLKYSDSGVYGCVVSMGGLKKTQTFELIVEGAPVIKSLINKKGDGTMNKVLICVGEGSPKPTVQWSINGTNVDETAYVDGKITYSLTLIPKVNLTVSCTVSNDLGSDIRSINVSTFADDVTMDKQDMKQEQSEQTTMVVGIVVGLLVAALAVGLAYWLYLKKFRTGTWKTGEKEDGSAEESKKLEENQSQKADV; this comes from the exons TGAGCAGTTTGGAAACAGTTTCTGCCAATTATGGGGAGACCGTTACAATCCCATGCAACAAAGGTCTTGTCAAAGCAGAGGACGTCACGATTACCAAATGGAAATAT GACAAAGGGAACATACTGGTGAAGCTTCGGGATCAGAATGCAACCGTTTTAGATGACGTGAACTACAAGACCAGAGTCAGTTTGAAAGATGACTTCAGTCTCGTCATCACAAAAGTGACTATGGACGATCAGAGAACCTTCACCTGCATCACCGTCGTGTCTGCTGACATTCTGGAATTCCCTGTTCAGCTGGCCATTAATA AGGCTCCGTCGCCACCTCAGATCACAGAACAAGCAACTGTGATGGAGATCGGCAAACTAACTACG GTAGCGGAGTGCCGTACCGAAGGTGCCAACCCAGCTGCCAACATCACGTGGTTTAAGAACAAAACTCCACTTGCGTCTGACGGAACAG CGATTAAAATCAGCCAAGCTGTGGATGTTGATAGCGTGACCAAACTTTCTGCCACGACTTCTAAGCTTGAATACGCAGCGGTGAAGGAAGATGTTAATGCCAAATTCACCTGTCGTGTTCAACACGTCCGATCAGCCGACATGGAGTCTTCACCTCTTAACTTCACAGTGAACT ACCCAACCGAGAAGGTCAGCCTCCAGGTGGTGTCCCAGGGCCCTTTTAAGGAAGGAGACAATGTCACCCTCAAATGCACGGCAGACGGGAACCCTCCTCCCCCAATCTACAATTTTTACATCAAG GGCGAGAAAAAGACAGTGGAAAACTCGAACACGTACACCTTGAGGAACATCACTCGGGCCGACACCGGAGAATACAAATGCTCGCTGGTGGACGGGGAGGACATGGTGGATACGGCACAAATCACCGTTGATT ATCTTGAGGTGGTCCTCAGCAGCACCGGTAAAATTAACAAGAAAGTCGGCGAGAGCTTTGAGATCACTCTGGATATCGACGGCTCAGGAACAACGCAAACATCTTGGAGAAAG GGCAATGCCAAGCTGGAGAAGGCGCCTAAGTTTGACAAGCTGAAGTATTCTGATTCTGGAGTTTATGGGTGTGTTGTTTCCATGGGTGGCctaaagaaaacacaaacatttgaattaaTAGTTGAAG GCGCTCCAGTGATCAAGAGCCTGATCAATAAGAAAGGTGATGGAACCATGAACAAGGTCTTGATTTGTGTGGGAGAAGGCTCTCCAAAGCCCACCGTACAATGGAGCATCAACGGCACAAAT GTTGATGAGACTGCTTATGTGGATGGCAAAATCACATATAGCTTGACACTTATTCCAAAGGTTAATCTGACTGTGTCCTGCACTGTCTCTAATGATTTGGGATCTGACATTAGAAGCATTAATGTCTCAACAT TTGCTGATGACGTGACAATGGACAAACAAG ATATGAAACAGGAGCAAAGTGAGCAGACTACAATGGTTGTTGGCATCGTTGTTGGATTGTTGGTGGCTGCTCTTGCAGTAGGCCTGGCCTACTGGCTATATTTGAAAAAATTCAG GACAGGCACATGGAAAACTGGAGAAAAGGAGGATGGGTCAGCAGAGGAGAGCAAGAAGCTGGAAGAGAATCAGAGCCAGAAAGCAGATGTGTAA
- the thap12b gene encoding THAP domain containing 12b, which yields MPNFCAAPNCTRKSTQSDLAFFRFPRDPERCRLWVENCRRADLEEKTPEQLNKHYRLCAKHFEPAMICKTSPYRTVLRDTAIPTIFDLTSHLSNPHSRHRKRIKILTDEEVQKMKERRLESSIEQMLSKKECEPQEGSDTTDDVPQLTPEQKQLRNFLRSLFEVMVLIGRQNFPHIAKDDLSAKQEEQPYSASTFQALLESRINAGDEFLRRRFETASVNEDYCPAVQQKQMLEVCEKCVREEILLRVRECRFYSIVTGELVEFPDGDHLPIFLRFVDQANTLREEFIEFLSLEGEEISIAERLESRFTNGWGLSLEDCRGQAHAGSGILATKMKVIAAHLKEKYPMAVITPTSTCALNVHLANGMPLTGVQVVMSVLKKTNAFFKACPMLQAELVKAISILCQGNTEKENYLKEASRSTWTDLHNVFEMAVDLMEPLLLCMDSVHDNEELKWNDQITSEAYAISEALGDFEFIVTLVILKNALSFTRAFGKNLQGETLDVFFAANSLTAVLHSLHEVMDNLEVYHEFWFEEAVTLATAMEVPVKVPRLFLRKHQTVDGMEIQAESFFKEYLTLPVMEYIEQEVKDIFSENHLKALKCLSLVPAVMGQMKFNTSEESHANVHRSDLPHPDTLLAELHCWRIKWKHRGKEVSLPCTIHETLQHSDVKFFPNVNAFLKILATLPVLKLDGSHGETAQKRLQAYIIDTSLHHRCKHLAVLNINYHVKTDLEEMVQCYIKSYPEESESD from the exons ATGCCCAATTTTTGCGCCGCCCCGAACTGTACAAGGAAAAGCACACAATCTGATCTAGCTTTCTTTCGGTTTCCAAGGGATCCGGAGAG aTGTAGGCTGTGGGTGGAGAACTGTCGCCGTGCAGATCTTGAGGAGAAAACTCCTGAACAGTTGAACAAGCACTACCGGCTATGTGCAAAGCATTTTGAACCAGCCATGATATGcaaaact agCCCATACAGGACAGTGCTCAGAGACACTGCGATTCCTACGATTTTTGATTTAACCAGTCACCTCAGCAATCCTCACAGCAGACATCGCAAACGCATCAAAATTCTG ACCGATGAAGAGGTTCAAAAGATGAAAGAAAGACGAT tGGAGTCTTCAATCGAACAGATGCTCTCCAAAAAAGAATGTGAACCTCAGGAAGGCAGCGACACCACTGATGACGTCCCTCAGCTGACGCCTGAACAAAAACAACTGAGAAATTTCTTGAGGTCTTTGTTTGAAGTCATGGTTTTAATAGGAAGGCAGAACTTTCCACACATTGCGAAAGATGATCTGAGCGCCAAACAAGAGGAACAGCCCTATTCTGCTAGTACCTTCCAGGCACTGTTAGAAAGCCGTATCAATGCAGGCGATGAATTTCTCAGGAGGCGTTTCGAAACTGCGTCTGTCAACGAAGACTATTGCCCAGCCGTCCAGCAGAAACAAATGCTTGAGGTCTGTGAGAAGTGCGTCCGTGAAGAGATTCTTCTGCGGGTCCGGGAATGTCGTTTCTATTCCATCGTCACCGGGGAGTTAGTGGAGTTCCCAGATGGAGATCACCTTCCCATCTTCCTGCGTTTTGTAGATCAAGCCAACACTCTCAGAGAAGAATTCATAGAGTTCCTCTCGCTGGAAGGAGAGGAGATCTCCATCGCCGAGAGATTGGAGTCTCGGTTCACGAATGGGTGGGGCTTGAGTTTAGAGGACTGCAGGGGGCAGGCGCATGCAGGCTCGGGTATACTCGCCACCAAGATGAAGGTCATTGCTGCTCACCTAAAGGAGAAATATCCCATGGCGGTGATCACCCCCACTTCTACTTGTGCGCTTAACGTTCACCTTGCTAATGGCATGCCGCTGACCGGTGTGCAGGTTGTGATGTCGGTTCTGAAAAAGACGAATGCGTTTTTTAAAGCCTGTCCAATGCTGCAGGCTGAGCTTGTCAAGGCCATCTCCATTCTCTGCCAGGGAAACACGGAGAAAGAAAACTATCTCAAGGAAGCCTCACGTTCAACCTGGACCGATCTTCATAACGTGTTCGAGATGGCCGTCGATCTCATGGAGCCGCTCCTTCTCTGCATGGACAGCGTACATGACAATGAAGAACTAAAGTGGAACGACCAAATCACCAGCGAGGCCTACGCCATCTCAGAAGCTCTTGGAGACTTTGAGTTTATTGTGACGTTGGTTATATTGAAGAACGCTTTGTCATTCACGAGAGCTTTTGGCAAAAACCTGCAAGGAGAAACTCTGGATGTCTTTTTCGCAGCCAACAGCCTGACTGCAGTTTTGCATTCGTTGCACGAGGTGATGGACAATCTTGAAGTATACCATGAATTCTGGTTCGAAGAGGCTGTCACCTTGGCTACTGCAATGGAGGTCCCTGTGAAAGTCCCGAGGCTATTCCTGCGAAAGCATCAGACAGTCGACGGTATGGAAATACAGGCAGagtctttttttaaagagtatcTCACACTCCCAGTCATGGAGTATATCGAGCAGGAGGTCAAGGACATCTTTTCTGAGAATCATCTCAAGGCGCTGAAGTGCCTGTCGCTCGTCCCAGCAGTCATGGGGCAAATGAAGTTCAATACCTCCGAGGAGAGCCACGCGAATGTGCACAGGAGCGATCTGCCCCATCCCGACACGTTGCTTGCTGAGCTGCATTGTTGGAGGATAAAATGGAAACACAGAGGAAAGGAAGTCAGCCTGCCGTGTACCATTCATGAGACTCTTCAGCACTCGGATGTCAAATTCTTTCCGAATGTAAATGCGTTTCTGAAGATTCTGGCTACGCTGCCAGTGCTGAAGCTTGACGGGAGTCACGGTGAAACTGCCCAAAAGCGCTTGCAAGCTTACATTATAGACACGTCATTACACCACAGGTGTAAACATCTGGCTGTGCTGAACATCAATTACCATGTAAAAACGGACTTGGAAGAAATGGTTCAGTGTTATATAAAAAGTTACCCAGAAGAAAGCGAGAGCGATTGA
- the dyrk1ab gene encoding dual-specificity tyrosine-(Y)-phosphorylation regulated kinase 1A, b isoform X2, with the protein MAAPMPHSHQQYSDGHQQSTDQSVTVLPYSEQTQALAASQRHMPQCFRDPTLAPLRKLSIDLIKTYKHINEVYYAKKKRRHQQGQGEDSSHKKERKLFNDGYDDENYDYIVKNGEIWMDRYEIDSLIGKGSFGQVVKAYDRAEQEWVAIKIIKNKKAFLNQAQIEVRLLELMNKHDTEMKYYIVHLKRHFMFRNHLCLVFEMLSYNLYDLLRNTNFRGVSLNLTRKFAQQLCTALLFLATPELSIIHCDLKPENILLCNPKRSAIKIVDFGSSCQLGQRIYQYIQSRFYRSPEVILGMPYDLAIDMWSLGCILVEMHTGEPLFSGANEVDQMNKIVEVLGIPPNHIMDLAPKARKFFEKLSDGTWSVKKTKDGKRYKPPASRKLHSILGVECGGPGGRRAGESGHAVADYLKFKDLILRMLDYDPKTRIQPYYALQHSFFKKTADEGTNTSSSVSTSPALEQSQSSGTTSSTSSSSGGSSGTSTSGRARSDPTHHHRHSGGHFGTVMPAIDCDNLCPQQARQPYHPPVVWPGIARPEPVTVETHPVQETTFHMPPQHPKALHPHHHHHHGQVIATRPRPRLYNSPTNSASTQDSMEVVHGHLSMTSLSSSASSSSTSSSSTGNHGNQAYQLRQLPANTLGFSQNGSMSMGLGAFSNPRQETGMAGHPTYPVATNAGTGHFITEGHLGMRQGIDREDSPMTGVCVQQSSMASS; encoded by the exons ATGGCTGCTCCCATGCCTCATTCGCACCAGCAGTACAGTGACGGTCACCAACAGAGTACAGACCAGTCTGTCACTGTACTGCCATACAGTGAACAGACACAAGCACTCGCTGCCAGCCAG AGGCACATGCCCCAGTGCTTTCGTGACCCCACTTTAGCTCCTCTGAGGAAGCTCTCCATAGACCTGATCAAAACCTACAAACACATCAATGAG GTGTATTATGCAAAAAAGAAGCGACGGCATCAACAGGGTCAAGGTGAGGACTCCAGCCACAAGAAGGAGAGAAAACTATTCAACGATGGCTATGATGATGAGAACTACGACTACATTGTCAAAAATGGGGAAATATGGATGGACCGCTATGAAATCGACTCTCTAATTGGAAAAGGGTCATTTGGACAG GTTGTAAAAGCTTACGATCGTGCTGAGCAAGAGTGGGTAGCAATTAAGATTATCAAGAACAAGAAGGCCTTCCTCAATCAAGCTCAGATTGAAGTACGGCTTCTCGAGCTCATGAACAAACATGACACAGAGATGAAATACTATATAG TACACTTGAAACGGCACTTCATGTTCCGGAATCATCTTTGCTTAGTATTTGAAATGTTGTCAtacaacctgtatgacttgttAAGAAACACAAACTTCAGAGGTGTCTCCTTGAATCTGACACGAAAGTTTGCCCAACAGTTATGTACAGCACTGCTGTTTCTTGCTACACCTGAGCTCAGCATCATCCACTGTGACCTAAAGCCAGAAAACATCCTGCTATGTAACCCCAAGAGAAGTGCCATCAAAATAGTGGACTTTGGGAGCTCCTGCCAACTGGGACAAAGG ATATATCAGTACATCCAGAGTCGATTCTACCGCTCCCCTGAAGTGATATTGGGAATGCCCTATGATCTGGCCATAGATATGTGGTCTCTGGGATGTATCCTGGTGGAAATGCATACAGGAGAGCCTCTGTTTAGTGGAGCCAATGAG GTGGACCAAATGAACAAAATAGTTGAAGTACTTGGTATCCCACCCAATCACATTATGGACCTAGCACCAAAAGCCAGGAAGTTTTTTGAGAAGTTGTCAGATGGAACATGGAGTGTTAAGAAGACCAAAGATGGAAAAAGG TACAAACCTCCGGCATCTCGAAAACTCCATTCCATCTTGGGAGTGGAATGTGGTGGACCAGGCGGTCGCCGGGCTGGAGAATCTGGCCATGCGGTAGCTGACTACTTGAAGTTCAAGGACCTCATCCTCAGAATGCTGGACTACGACCCCAAGACGCGAATTCAGCCCTACTATGCCCTCCAGCACAGTTTCTTTAAGAAAACTGCTGATGAAGGAACCAATACAAGTAGTAGTGTGTCAACAAGTCCTGCACTTGAGCAGTCACAGTCATCAGGGACCACTTCTAGTACATCCTCAAGCTCAg GAGGATCATCTGGAACAAGCACCAGTGGGAGAGCAAGATCTGATCCAACTCATCACCATCGACACAGTGGCGGGCATTTCGGCACAGTTATGCCTGCCATAGACTGTGACAACCTCTGCCCTCAG CAGGCGAGACAGCCTTACCATCCACCAGTAGTATGGCCTGGAATTGCAAGACCAGAACCCGTCACTGTAGAGACTCATCCAGTCCAGGAAACCACTTTTCACATGCCTCCCCAGCATCCCAAGGCATTGCACCCccatcaccatcatcaccacGGACAGGTCATAGCAACGCGACCACGGCCGCGACTCTACAACTCGCCCACCAACAGCGCCTCCACGCAAGATTCCATGGAGGTGGTACATGGTCACCTGTCCATGACATCCCTGTCTTCCTCTGCATCCTCTTCCTCCACATCTTCCTCTTCCACAGGAAACCACGGCAACCAGGCCTACCAGCTTCGCCAACTTCCTGCCAACACCCTGGGCTTTAGCCAAAATGGAAGTATGAGTATGGGTTTGGGTGCCTTCTCAAACCCTCGCCAAGAGACTGGTATGGCTGGTCATCCTACATACCCTGTTGCCACAAACGCAGGAACTGGTCACTTTATAACAGAGGGACACCTGGGCATGAGACAAGGGATTGATAGGGAAGATTCTCCGATGACTGgagtgtgtgttcagcagagctCAATGGCTAGCTCGTGA
- the dyrk1ab gene encoding dual-specificity tyrosine-(Y)-phosphorylation regulated kinase 1A, b isoform X3, with product MAAPMPHSHQQYSDGHQQSTDQSVTVLPYSEQTQALAASQRHMPQCFRDPTLAPLRKLSIDLIKTYKHINEVYYAKKKRRHQQGQGEDSSHKKERKLFNDGYDDENYDYIVKNGEIWMDRYEIDSLIGKGSFGQVVKAYDRAEQEWVAIKIIKNKKAFLNQAQIEVRLLELMNKHDTEMKYYIVHLKRHFMFRNHLCLVFEMLSYNLYDLLRNTNFRGVSLNLTRKFAQQLCTALLFLATPELSIIHCDLKPENILLCNPKRSAIKIVDFGSSCQLGQRIYQYIQSRFYRSPEVILGMPYDLAIDMWSLGCILVEMHTGEPLFSGANEVDQMNKIVEVLGIPPNHIMDLAPKARKFFEKLSDGTWSVKKTKDGKRYKPPASRKLHSILGVECGGPGGRRAGESGHAVADYLKFKDLILRMLDYDPKTRIQPYYALQHSFFKKTADEGTNTSSSVSTSPALEQSQSSGTTSSTSSSSGGSSGTSTSGRARSDPTHHHRHSGGHFGTVMPAIDCDNLCPQARQPYHPPVVWPGIARPEPVTVETHPVQETTFHMPPQHPKALHPHHHHHHGQVIATRPRPRLYNSPTNSASTQDSMEVVHGHLSMTSLSSSASSSSTSSSSTGNHGNQAYQLRQLPANTLGFSQNGSMSMGLGAFSNPRQETGMAGHPTYPVATNAGTGHFITEGHLGMRQGIDREDSPMTGVCVQQSSMASS from the exons ATGGCTGCTCCCATGCCTCATTCGCACCAGCAGTACAGTGACGGTCACCAACAGAGTACAGACCAGTCTGTCACTGTACTGCCATACAGTGAACAGACACAAGCACTCGCTGCCAGCCAG AGGCACATGCCCCAGTGCTTTCGTGACCCCACTTTAGCTCCTCTGAGGAAGCTCTCCATAGACCTGATCAAAACCTACAAACACATCAATGAG GTGTATTATGCAAAAAAGAAGCGACGGCATCAACAGGGTCAAGGTGAGGACTCCAGCCACAAGAAGGAGAGAAAACTATTCAACGATGGCTATGATGATGAGAACTACGACTACATTGTCAAAAATGGGGAAATATGGATGGACCGCTATGAAATCGACTCTCTAATTGGAAAAGGGTCATTTGGACAG GTTGTAAAAGCTTACGATCGTGCTGAGCAAGAGTGGGTAGCAATTAAGATTATCAAGAACAAGAAGGCCTTCCTCAATCAAGCTCAGATTGAAGTACGGCTTCTCGAGCTCATGAACAAACATGACACAGAGATGAAATACTATATAG TACACTTGAAACGGCACTTCATGTTCCGGAATCATCTTTGCTTAGTATTTGAAATGTTGTCAtacaacctgtatgacttgttAAGAAACACAAACTTCAGAGGTGTCTCCTTGAATCTGACACGAAAGTTTGCCCAACAGTTATGTACAGCACTGCTGTTTCTTGCTACACCTGAGCTCAGCATCATCCACTGTGACCTAAAGCCAGAAAACATCCTGCTATGTAACCCCAAGAGAAGTGCCATCAAAATAGTGGACTTTGGGAGCTCCTGCCAACTGGGACAAAGG ATATATCAGTACATCCAGAGTCGATTCTACCGCTCCCCTGAAGTGATATTGGGAATGCCCTATGATCTGGCCATAGATATGTGGTCTCTGGGATGTATCCTGGTGGAAATGCATACAGGAGAGCCTCTGTTTAGTGGAGCCAATGAG GTGGACCAAATGAACAAAATAGTTGAAGTACTTGGTATCCCACCCAATCACATTATGGACCTAGCACCAAAAGCCAGGAAGTTTTTTGAGAAGTTGTCAGATGGAACATGGAGTGTTAAGAAGACCAAAGATGGAAAAAGG TACAAACCTCCGGCATCTCGAAAACTCCATTCCATCTTGGGAGTGGAATGTGGTGGACCAGGCGGTCGCCGGGCTGGAGAATCTGGCCATGCGGTAGCTGACTACTTGAAGTTCAAGGACCTCATCCTCAGAATGCTGGACTACGACCCCAAGACGCGAATTCAGCCCTACTATGCCCTCCAGCACAGTTTCTTTAAGAAAACTGCTGATGAAGGAACCAATACAAGTAGTAGTGTGTCAACAAGTCCTGCACTTGAGCAGTCACAGTCATCAGGGACCACTTCTAGTACATCCTCAAGCTCAg GAGGATCATCTGGAACAAGCACCAGTGGGAGAGCAAGATCTGATCCAACTCATCACCATCGACACAGTGGCGGGCATTTCGGCACAGTTATGCCTGCCATAGACTGTGACAACCTCTGCCCTCAG GCGAGACAGCCTTACCATCCACCAGTAGTATGGCCTGGAATTGCAAGACCAGAACCCGTCACTGTAGAGACTCATCCAGTCCAGGAAACCACTTTTCACATGCCTCCCCAGCATCCCAAGGCATTGCACCCccatcaccatcatcaccacGGACAGGTCATAGCAACGCGACCACGGCCGCGACTCTACAACTCGCCCACCAACAGCGCCTCCACGCAAGATTCCATGGAGGTGGTACATGGTCACCTGTCCATGACATCCCTGTCTTCCTCTGCATCCTCTTCCTCCACATCTTCCTCTTCCACAGGAAACCACGGCAACCAGGCCTACCAGCTTCGCCAACTTCCTGCCAACACCCTGGGCTTTAGCCAAAATGGAAGTATGAGTATGGGTTTGGGTGCCTTCTCAAACCCTCGCCAAGAGACTGGTATGGCTGGTCATCCTACATACCCTGTTGCCACAAACGCAGGAACTGGTCACTTTATAACAGAGGGACACCTGGGCATGAGACAAGGGATTGATAGGGAAGATTCTCCGATGACTGgagtgtgtgttcagcagagctCAATGGCTAGCTCGTGA
- the dyrk1ab gene encoding dual-specificity tyrosine-(Y)-phosphorylation regulated kinase 1A, b isoform X1: MAAPMPHSHQQYSDGHQQSTDQSVTVLPYSEQTQALAASQRHMPQCFRDPTLAPLRKLSIDLIKTYKHINEVYYAKKKRRHQQGQGEDSSHKKERKLFNDGYDDENYDYIVKNGEIWMDRYEIDSLIGKGSFGQVVKAYDRAEQEWVAIKIIKNKKAFLNQAQIEVRLLELMNKHDTEMKYYIVHLKRHFMFRNHLCLVFEMLSYNLYDLLRNTNFRGVSLNLTRKFAQQLCTALLFLATPELSIIHCDLKPENILLCNPKRSAIKIVDFGSSCQLGQRIYQYIQSRFYRSPEVILGMPYDLAIDMWSLGCILVEMHTGEPLFSGANEVDQMNKIVEVLGIPPNHIMDLAPKARKFFEKLSDGTWSVKKTKDGKRYKPPASRKLHSILGVECGGPGGRRAGESGHAVADYLKFKDLILRMLDYDPKTRIQPYYALQHSFFKKTADEGTNTSSSVSTSPALEQSQSSGTTSSTSSSSGGSSGTSTSGRARSDPTHHHRHSGGHFGTVMPAIDCDNLCPQICFSPQQARQPYHPPVVWPGIARPEPVTVETHPVQETTFHMPPQHPKALHPHHHHHHGQVIATRPRPRLYNSPTNSASTQDSMEVVHGHLSMTSLSSSASSSSTSSSSTGNHGNQAYQLRQLPANTLGFSQNGSMSMGLGAFSNPRQETGMAGHPTYPVATNAGTGHFITEGHLGMRQGIDREDSPMTGVCVQQSSMASS, translated from the exons ATGGCTGCTCCCATGCCTCATTCGCACCAGCAGTACAGTGACGGTCACCAACAGAGTACAGACCAGTCTGTCACTGTACTGCCATACAGTGAACAGACACAAGCACTCGCTGCCAGCCAG AGGCACATGCCCCAGTGCTTTCGTGACCCCACTTTAGCTCCTCTGAGGAAGCTCTCCATAGACCTGATCAAAACCTACAAACACATCAATGAG GTGTATTATGCAAAAAAGAAGCGACGGCATCAACAGGGTCAAGGTGAGGACTCCAGCCACAAGAAGGAGAGAAAACTATTCAACGATGGCTATGATGATGAGAACTACGACTACATTGTCAAAAATGGGGAAATATGGATGGACCGCTATGAAATCGACTCTCTAATTGGAAAAGGGTCATTTGGACAG GTTGTAAAAGCTTACGATCGTGCTGAGCAAGAGTGGGTAGCAATTAAGATTATCAAGAACAAGAAGGCCTTCCTCAATCAAGCTCAGATTGAAGTACGGCTTCTCGAGCTCATGAACAAACATGACACAGAGATGAAATACTATATAG TACACTTGAAACGGCACTTCATGTTCCGGAATCATCTTTGCTTAGTATTTGAAATGTTGTCAtacaacctgtatgacttgttAAGAAACACAAACTTCAGAGGTGTCTCCTTGAATCTGACACGAAAGTTTGCCCAACAGTTATGTACAGCACTGCTGTTTCTTGCTACACCTGAGCTCAGCATCATCCACTGTGACCTAAAGCCAGAAAACATCCTGCTATGTAACCCCAAGAGAAGTGCCATCAAAATAGTGGACTTTGGGAGCTCCTGCCAACTGGGACAAAGG ATATATCAGTACATCCAGAGTCGATTCTACCGCTCCCCTGAAGTGATATTGGGAATGCCCTATGATCTGGCCATAGATATGTGGTCTCTGGGATGTATCCTGGTGGAAATGCATACAGGAGAGCCTCTGTTTAGTGGAGCCAATGAG GTGGACCAAATGAACAAAATAGTTGAAGTACTTGGTATCCCACCCAATCACATTATGGACCTAGCACCAAAAGCCAGGAAGTTTTTTGAGAAGTTGTCAGATGGAACATGGAGTGTTAAGAAGACCAAAGATGGAAAAAGG TACAAACCTCCGGCATCTCGAAAACTCCATTCCATCTTGGGAGTGGAATGTGGTGGACCAGGCGGTCGCCGGGCTGGAGAATCTGGCCATGCGGTAGCTGACTACTTGAAGTTCAAGGACCTCATCCTCAGAATGCTGGACTACGACCCCAAGACGCGAATTCAGCCCTACTATGCCCTCCAGCACAGTTTCTTTAAGAAAACTGCTGATGAAGGAACCAATACAAGTAGTAGTGTGTCAACAAGTCCTGCACTTGAGCAGTCACAGTCATCAGGGACCACTTCTAGTACATCCTCAAGCTCAg GAGGATCATCTGGAACAAGCACCAGTGGGAGAGCAAGATCTGATCCAACTCATCACCATCGACACAGTGGCGGGCATTTCGGCACAGTTATGCCTGCCATAGACTGTGACAACCTCTGCCCTCAG ATTTGCTTTTCGCCCCAGCAGGCGAGACAGCCTTACCATCCACCAGTAGTATGGCCTGGAATTGCAAGACCAGAACCCGTCACTGTAGAGACTCATCCAGTCCAGGAAACCACTTTTCACATGCCTCCCCAGCATCCCAAGGCATTGCACCCccatcaccatcatcaccacGGACAGGTCATAGCAACGCGACCACGGCCGCGACTCTACAACTCGCCCACCAACAGCGCCTCCACGCAAGATTCCATGGAGGTGGTACATGGTCACCTGTCCATGACATCCCTGTCTTCCTCTGCATCCTCTTCCTCCACATCTTCCTCTTCCACAGGAAACCACGGCAACCAGGCCTACCAGCTTCGCCAACTTCCTGCCAACACCCTGGGCTTTAGCCAAAATGGAAGTATGAGTATGGGTTTGGGTGCCTTCTCAAACCCTCGCCAAGAGACTGGTATGGCTGGTCATCCTACATACCCTGTTGCCACAAACGCAGGAACTGGTCACTTTATAACAGAGGGACACCTGGGCATGAGACAAGGGATTGATAGGGAAGATTCTCCGATGACTGgagtgtgtgttcagcagagctCAATGGCTAGCTCGTGA